The sequence ATATGTCCGGTTGATTCACGAAGACTCTAATCCGTATCAAATAGCAAAGCCGAATAAGAATCTCAATCTCACTGTAATGCCAATGATATGCTATGCTAGCAACTGGCTACTAATAGTGGATATGCCTAAGAGGATATTCTTGGTTGAAACTTTAtcctggctggctgctgtGGTCAATCTGAACAAAGATAATCTCGGGCACGTGCCTTTTGTTAGAATCATAACAATCAGCACTTGGATTGGTTGGAATTAAGCTTGCTTCCCTAGCTAATCACAATTACTGAAGAAGACAGTAACTTTATGTCTGCCtgtattttgttttgttttggctGCGTCCGAACAGAATGACCTTTGCTCAAGCAACCTGGCTTCTATTAGTCTGGGGTCCCCATTAGAAGGCGACGTGCTCTAGGTGGCTTGATCAGAGTAGGAAGCGTCAGTCAAATGGGTGTCCTTAATTCGACTGGTCGCTCATCAATGTATATTCCTCGATAAAGCAAGATAGCCACTCCATTTAAACACGACATCGATTAAGCAATACATTTAGATAGCTCTTACAACTCGCTGCTTAGAGACGAAGTAGTAGATCGATACTCGAGGACCACCAGTGGTCTGGCAAAGCTTAGTCATTGATTTTCATTCTTGGGTTAGCGTGTTTTTCACAAGCGGCATCAGGCTGAACAGCCATTTTCTTTGCATTATATATCCCCAGATATTAGGTAGTAACTTGGGAGTTTTCTGTGAAAAGAAATTgcgaaaaacaaaataaataaacttcaAGAATATTTTCATACATCACATAAAATTTAATCATCTTTTTGagtgttgctgctggctgcttTGAAAAGTGGCGTAATATCCAAAGTCGCGTTTGGCGTTCTAAGTTAGTGCTGTCCCTCTTAATGCGAACCAAGACCTCCCCATACTGACGGCTTCTTCACCAACACAGGCTTCCAAGATGGCGTCCGATATGCCAATATCTACGTACGTGTCATTGCACCGCGACGCGTCGTACATGGCAACAAGCTGATATTTTCGTAGGGTGTACGTTCAAAATTTGGAAGAGCGGGTGAAACCTGAAGTGCTGTCGGAAGCGCTCAAGACCATCTTCTCCGAGTTTGGGAATGTAATTGACATCGTGGCCAAGAGAAACCTCAAGGCAAAGGGACAAGCATTCATTGTGTTTGATCAACCAAGCGCTGCCCAGAATGCCATCGAAGAAGTTGAAGGGTTCGAGCTCTTTGGCAAGCCTATGAAGGTTGCCATGGCCCGGATGCAGAGCGACAAAACCGTCGAGACCAACTGCAGTAAGGATGAATTCGAGACTCACAAGCGGCATAGGCAAGCAGAAAAGGGTAAGAGGAGCTGGAATAATCGAATTGGTCTCCTCAGCACTAATCCTTCCTTAGATAAACGAAAGGCACTTGAGGCAGCCGACGAACAAAGGCAGCTCAAGAGAGCTGCCGGTGCCGCAGCCGAAGCTCGACCGTCCAAATCAGCGAAGCCGTCAGGCTTGAAGTCTACCAGCGCCCCAGCATCAGCTGTCGTGCCAGACGAATACTTGCCGCCGAACAAGATCCTCTTTATCCAAAATGTCCCCGACGAATATGATATTGACGGCCTCAACGCCATCTTCGGCCGGTTTGATGGGTTCCGAGAAATTAGACTGGTTCCAGGCCGACGTGGAATTGCTTTTGTTGAGTACCAGAATGAACAAGGTGCTATTACAGCGAAGGAGAATACTGCTGGAATGCTATTAGCAGATAAGCCTATCAAGGTTACCTACCAACGTCAATAGGACGTTGAGACCACTAATATAATGGGCAAATCgttttggtgttttggtaTGTACTTCTGTATTATGGCAATGTTCGCAGTCTACAATTACAaggagcaaaagaaaatcatCGTCGGGcccttaatataaaatatgcCCTTGCGCGCTTAGAAAATCacgtcgtcatcgtcctctGCGGCCAATATATCTGCCGGGCCTGAATCATCTGCCCCAGCAGCTGTATTGTTATTCCCTGCGGCTtctctcttcgccttcatctcggcatcagcagcagcgttaTCTCGTTGCTTCTTATTGGCGACCTGAATAAAGAAACAATGTCAGCATTTGTCGTTAGAGAGAATGAGCCATGTATAGATCCTCTAACCTTCTTCAGGCGGTAAAATTCTTCACGGTCCAGTTCGTCCAGCTCGGAGTTGATATATTTGATGGTATTTTCCGTTCGGGGAATAATGACATGCTCAATTGCGTTCACTGCATCAAGTTAGTCAATGTGACAGAGCAGTCAGTCCATTGAGGGACAAACCTCGTCGATTAACCACTTTGATAACCTCATCCAATATCACAAATGCAGTCTGGAGACTCGCTAGCTCTACCAGAGCTTCCACAGCGCGGGCATAGGTTTCTCTGCATCGCTGGACTTGCTGTCCACCTTTTCCTAAGCCAGTGAGTCCAAAGTCATTGTTGCCCTCTGTCAGAAAACTCTCAAAGGCCGGCAGAAGAACACCCGAAACGTTATCCTGCTTTGTACGTATTCGGAATCGAGCCGATTTCGCGGATTCTTGAACTTGGTATCCAATATCGCCTCCAACAGCGTAGCTAACTTCAGCAAGAGAAAATGCTGCAATCTGCATCACACGTCCCATCTTTCGCTTCGCTTCGTCAATTCGTCGAGTAATTTCTACGATGACGTTAGTTTGTCCAAGAGAAACGCTGGCTGAAATAACAATGGCTAACCTCGAAAGCGTCTGTGATAGCTCTAGTTAGCTCTTGTAGCATAAAAAGCGATCACAATAGCATTATTCCCTTACTTGGTAAGTGCCTCACTTTTCCTTTTGAGCAAACTATGGCCAGTCTCAGCTcccttgagcttggccttCATGATACCGAGCGATTGCCGAGTAGGAAAGACGGCCTCACGATCCTATGAGTTGGTTAGACACAGCAGATCGGCCGCGGTAGAAACAGAAATGAGTAATAGCCCATGGGTCAGAACATACTGCAGCGCCAGACATGTTTGCAAGAGTGATTAAGAGCCTCTATCAATTACTGGTTTGTAGTTTGGTGTTGTTGTATGGATGTCACTCGGGATGCTTCGATAAGTTGCGTACCTGCAGATAGCTCCCCATGTTTAGCACGGCATGCGCAGTGCATGCTCCCCCACAAAGCCGATATCACTATAAGCGGGCATCTTCCGCCTGCCACTTACCTGCGCTAGCACTGCTACCTTTCATGGTCGTGGCAGGCGCCTAAATATTTCTGTCGCGATAATCATATGCAGCTTCGCGTATTGTAGGCTGATATCCGACACCCTGACAGCAATTTCTGTGCAACACTGTTCCCAGGACACAACAATGGGCCTCGTTGAATCATTTTGAAAAACATCAGCATTGCAGTTACCTCTCGCAGGAGAGGGGGAAAGCCACCATGGCGGCTCCAGTAGCGGACGGAAGAATGGACCTCTTTCTTGTTGTGAGTTCCTCCGGGCAGTGATTTGCGCTGCACCTTTCTTTCTAACTCTCATTGCAGTCGAACGAAGATTCTGTCTACGAGCAAGATATTGTCCGCGATCCCACACGTGTTAAGCCATGGCTAGAGTATATCGATTTCAAGGTTCGCCATGGGAGCGTCTTGGAACAAGCTTTTGTGATGGAGCGTGCTTGTGTCAAATTGCCGCGATCATACAAGCTCTGGAAACTTGTGAGTCGAGTCATGAAGTTCAATTTAGTCCGGTTGCTAACAGAACAACAGTACCTCACCTTTCGCGTGAAGCATGTTTCGAAGCTCAATCCAGCAATCCACGCCGCCGAATACCGAAAAGTCAACGCTCTATTTGAGAAATCATTGATTCTACTACACAAAATGCCGTCAATATGGGAAATGTACCTCAAATTTCTCATGAAGCAGCCACTGGTCACACTCACCCGCCGAACGTTTGATCGAGCCCTGCGAGCACTCCCAATTACGCAGCACAATCGCATATGGTCACTGTATCTTCCTTTTGCCAACGCCGCTTCAGGGGAAACTGCAGTCAAGATTTGGCGACGATATATGCAAGTCCATCCTGAGGACGCCGAGGACCTCATCGAGCTTCTCATTCTAAGAGGTGCTTATACCGAGGCCGCAAAACGATATATAGAAATCCTCAACGACACACGGTTTTCAAGCAAACGTGGGAAAGGCCACTATGAACTCTGGAACGAGATGGTCGAAATGCTGGTCGAGCACGCACCTGAAATTGAAACGAGCTACGAAAATGGAGTTGACGTAGAGGGCATCATTAGGTCCGGAATAATTCGATTTAGCGATCAAAGAGGCAAACTTTGGGTTGGGCTTGCGACATATTGGATCAGAAGGGGAAGCTTCGAGCGGGCCCGTGATGTCTTTGAGGAAGGCATAACAACCGTCATGACAGTCAGAGACTTTACCCTCATTTTTGACGCTTATGCTGAATTCGAAGAATCCATAATTGGTGCTTTGATGGACGTTTCAAACTCCCGCGCTGGTAAGGGCatcgaagatgaagaaacggATTTAGAGCTCGACATACGGATGATGCGATTCGAGAATCTAATGGACCGGCGTCCATTTCTTCTCAACGATGTTTTACTTCGACAGAACCCCAACAATGTCATCGAATGGGAAAAACGGGTCGCGCTCTGGGGTGACAAGAATGTCGAGGTTGTTCAGACTTACACGGATGCGATTACAACTATTAACCCAAAGAGGGCCGTAGGTCCGTTTCATCAACTATGGGCTAACTACGCCAAGTTTTATGAACGGGGTGGAGATATTAGAAACGCTCGTATCATCATGGAAAAGGCTGTCAAGGTCCCGTTTAAATCAGTGGCAGAGCTGGCCGATATGTGGATTGAATGGGCGGAAATGGAACTCCGAGGCGAGAACTTTGACGATGCCATCCGAGTAATGGCAAAGGCGATTCAAGCACCGAAGAGATCCAATGTTGATTACTTTGATGAGGCTTTGTCTCCTCAGCAGCGGGTGCACAAAAGCTGGAAACTTTGGAGTTTCTATGTGGACATGGTGGAGAGCGTTTCAACTCTAGATGAAGTGAAGAAGGTATATGAGCGCATCTTCGAATTGAGAATTGCAACTCCTCAAACAGTTGTGAATTATGCCAATCTTCTAGAAGAGCATAAGTATTACGAAGAGTCTTTCAAGATTTTCGAGCGTGGCTTGGATCTTTTCAGCTATCCAGTGGCCTTTGAATTATGGAATCTGTATCTCACCAAGGCCGTCGACAGGAAGATTGGCATTGAGAGATTGCGAGATCTCTTCGAACAGGCGGTAGAGGACTGTCCTCCAAAATTTGCCAAAACGATATACCTCATGTATGGCAATTTGGAGGAAGAACGTGGCCTTGCGCGCCATGCCATGCGGATTTATGAACGAGCAACGCGTGCGGTTTCTGACGAAGATCGAGCTGATATGTTCAATTTTTACATCACCAAATCGGCCTCCAATTTCGGCCTGCCATCTACGAGACCTATTTATGAGCGGGCCATTACAGCTCTTCCAGACAGCGAAGCCAAGGAAATGTGTCTCAAGTTTGCAGATATGGAGAAACGATTAGGAGAGATTGATCGGGCAAGAGCCATCTATGGACATGCCTCACAGTTCTGCGACCCCCGAACGAATGCCGATTTCTGGACAAAGTGGGAGCAGTTCGAGGTTCAGCATGGCAATGAGGACACATTCAAAGAAATGCTGCGTATCAAGCGCAGTGTCCAAGCTAAATACAACACCGATGTCAACTTCATCGCGTCACAAGCTCTGGCACGAAGTTTACAAAAACCAGAAGGCTCCCCGGGCGCAGAAGCTGCCGATCCCATTGCGGCTCTAGAGAAACAGTCTCTGGCGCCGCAGGGCTTCGTCGCTGCCAGCACAGGGCCCAAAGATGTGCATCCAAGACAGGAAACTTTGGCATCAAATCCAGATGCTATTGATATTGATGGTCTTGATGACTAAATGTGCATAAAAGAGAGCTACATTAAGAGGGGGGATTTCGCTGCCGTGTTTACAATAATACCAACTTTACCTTGCAGAGCCTCATGCAAGGGGATCAACCTGATGTTTTTTATTCGAAGTCTCATCACTGGTTGCAGAACGACCTGCCTTCCCCGCCTTCATCTCGGCAATCTTAGCATGGTATTTCTCGGCGTAGTTCTTCTCGATGTGGCCATCACGAGAGCTAGGTGTGGCATATATTGACCCTTTACGCTTCTGAAAGCGACTGGGGGGCACTTTTGCAGCATCTGGCATCTTGTTAGTGGTTCGATTGCACATATCGACTAATTTTTTGCTCTGCGCCGGCAAATACACCCGACAGCTGTGGTGCTGGAAGGCTATAGGAACGAACCCCATTCATCACTAAGTCGACGATCTTTATTGCCGCTCAAAACCGGTGAGCTGCCcacttcagcagcagcagttgtaGCTTGGTTTTGCTGCTCTCCGGGGCTTGCTGCGTTCTCCATGATGCTGTTTTATATCAACGTGGTATCTTCAGTTCTTATGTTATGACGATGGACCGCGAACGATGTCAACGCCTGACTAGTTAAGAAGGACGCATTTTGATGGGGTATTTAGGAGTTTATATATGGCGGAGATCTACAGTACTTGACTTGATATTGGGTGGtatgctggaggagctgtcGTCAGTGAAACCGGTTCCAGACTCCTGGTTACCCCGCAAAATAGCCTCATTCAACGGCGACAAAGAAGCTGTTGAGATTGAGTATCGCCACATGATCTCCGTTGCTCATTGACGTCACCCTCCAGCATAGCCTGTTTTGTTCTCTTTCCGTACCACCTGGTAGATATAGCAGGCAAGGTACCTATTTAGCTACAAGTTACAGGTAGCTAAGCAATCAGCTTCATATGTCATTTATATTTGCTTTGGGCTGGTATGAATATACAAAtattgtaatattatatGCACAATTACCTGGGTCTTTCTATCTTTGCAATCCACAATCCTTGGATAAGATTTGCTACAAACTTCATTTTAAGCGCTGGCTACAATAATGtttgattaaaaaaaattacataCCGCCACTTGGAATTATATTATTGGTAATACAAACTTTGTTTGCCATAAACACAATATATATTagttgtatttattttcaACAAGAATGTTGGAAATCCTGCTATTATTGCTTCTTCCACATACTTGTAAcatccatcatggccgcTCTGCCTTTTCATTGGCCACACAGGCAGCGGCCGCTAATGGCCAGCTACCACGACCCCTGCTCTCTATACCTATCGCAAATGACACTACTGCTAGCTATCGGCTACCTGCTCTTTCAATACCCTCCGTCTCCCAGCAATCGAGCCTCCGTTTCACGCGCAATGGCTATTGGAGCTTTGTCCAATAGCAGATACAACGCTGTagatgaagaagccagaGCGGAAGTTGACGTGCTAAACTCCAGGCTTGACCGAACCTCCCAGTTGACCAAGAAGATCCAGGCCTCCCTTGGCCGCCTCGAAGCTACGGGCCAAAGCGTTCGGGATGTCGCCGGCCCTCTGAATGGCGAGACGAGACGTCTCCAGACACTCTGCAAAAGTCAGCCACATTCCCTTGTCGAAATTCGAATCACTGCTAAGTAGGAGAGCTAGATGTCGAGTCTGTGCTTACTGCCATCGATCGCCTGCGCCAGCCTTCAGACAgcaaagatgacgaggagcaGATCATTCGCTCTGGGCCTGAAAAGGCCGGCTTGTCAAACTACTTGGCCTCCATCAAACGACTAAGCAACTCATACAAGGAAATGCAGACGTCGAACCTCCGCGCAAACCAGGGCACGATGGCAGATTTGACCCGTCTTATTAAGCTGGGGAATTCACAGCTAGAGAGCCACTTCGACAAGATCCTTCGCGGCGAAACCCCCCGATCACTCGAACCACTCCATTACATCACCAAAGACAAGCCGTTTCCCGTGCTTTCACAAGACAAGGTCGCccgccttggcctcgttTATTCCCATGTCGCAGGGAATTATCCAAACAGCTTCGACTCGTCTGTCGCGAGGATATATGCTGATGTACGGGGGCCTTATTTGGCTGCCTCCTTGGCAAACCTGGCTGCAGCTAGTGTCAATAccgccaagaagaaaaatccgGGCGATGTGTATCAAGCAGGCGCAAATGGCATTGGAACGTACACCCAGGCCATGGAGGGCATCTTCCTCGCAGAATACGATAATATCTGCAGCATTTTCAAGCGCGAGGATTGGGGCCCCATCTTGCAAACAACCTGCCAGGGCGCCATTACTGAATTGGCCAGAACTTTACGAGAGCTCAATACACATATCAAATCTCATCTTACGACCGACTGCTATATGGCCTACGAGGTTACCGAAATCATTTCTGGCTTATCGAGTAACCTTGACAAGAGGACAGGCGAACTAAAGAACTCCCTCTCTGCCGCATTAAAACCCGTTCGTGAAACGGCCAAGTCGTCCCTCTCCGAATTATTAGAAGAAACCAGACGAAAAATAGGCAATTTGCAGACACTTTCATCAGACGGAGTCACGCCCCCCATTGTCGCGGAGACGATGCAA comes from Trichoderma asperellum chromosome 3, complete sequence and encodes:
- a CDS encoding uncharacterized protein (antiSMASH:Cluster_3.3) translates to MASDMPISTVYVQNLEERVKPEVLSEALKTIFSEFGNVIDIVAKRNLKAKGQAFIVFDQPSAAQNAIEEVEGFELFGKPMKVAMARMQSDKTVETNCSKDEFETHKRHRQAEKDKRKALEAADEQRQLKRAAGAAAEARPSKSAKPSGLKSTSAPASAVVPDEYLPPNKILFIQNVPDEYDIDGLNAIFGRFDGFREIRLVPGRRGIAFVEYQNEQGAITAKENTAGMLLADKPIKVTYQRQ
- a CDS encoding uncharacterized protein (EggNog:ENOG41~antiSMASH:Cluster_3.3) — translated: MENAASPGEQQNQATTAAAEVGSSPVLSGNKDRRLSDEWDAAKVPPSRFQKRKGSIYATPSSRDGHIEKNYAEKYHAKIAEMKAGKAGRSATSDETSNKKHQVDPLA
- the MSP41 gene encoding Pre-mRNA-splicing factor syf1 (BUSCO:EOG092D1OL9~antiSMASH:Cluster_3.3), which codes for MAAPVADGRMDLFLVSNEDSVYEQDIVRDPTRVKPWLEYIDFKVRHGSVLEQAFVMERACVKLPRSYKLWKLYLTFRVKHVSKLNPAIHAAEYRKVNALFEKSLILLHKMPSIWEMYLKFLMKQPLVTLTRRTFDRALRALPITQHNRIWSLYLPFANAASGETAVKIWRRYMQVHPEDAEDLIELLILRGAYTEAAKRYIEILNDTRFSSKRGKGHYELWNEMVEMLVEHAPEIETSYENGVDVEGIIRSGIIRFSDQRGKLWVGLATYWIRRGSFERARDVFEEGITTVMTVRDFTLIFDAYAEFEESIIGALMDVSNSRAGKGIEDEETDLELDIRMMRFENLMDRRPFLLNDVLLRQNPNNVIEWEKRVALWGDKNVEVVQTYTDAITTINPKRAVGPFHQLWANYAKFYERGGDIRNARIIMEKAVKVPFKSVAELADMWIEWAEMELRGENFDDAIRVMAKAIQAPKRSNVDYFDEALSPQQRVHKSWKLWSFYVDMVESVSTLDEVKKVYERIFELRIATPQTVVNYANLLEEHKYYEESFKIFERGLDLFSYPVAFELWNLYLTKAVDRKIGIERLRDLFEQAVEDCPPKFAKTIYLMYGNLEEERGLARHAMRIYERATRAVSDEDRADMFNFYITKSASNFGLPSTRPIYERAITALPDSEAKEMCLKFADMEKRLGEIDRARAIYGHASQFCDPRTNADFWTKWEQFEVQHGNEDTFKEMLRIKRSVQAKYNTDVNFIASQALARSLQKPEGSPGAEAADPIAALEKQSLAPQGFVAASTGPKDVHPRQETLASNPDAIDIDGLDD
- the VMA8 gene encoding H(+)-transporting V1 sector ATPase subunit D (BUSCO:EOG092D3PPI~antiSMASH:Cluster_3.3) translates to MSGAADREAVFPTRQSLGIMKAKLKGAETGHSLLKRKSEALTKRFREITRRIDEAKRKMGRVMQIAAFSLAEVSYAVGGDIGYQVQESAKSARFRIRTKQDNVSGVLLPAFESFLTEGNNDFGLTGLGKGGQQVQRCRETYARAVEALVELASLQTAFVILDEVIKVVNRRVNAIEHVIIPRTENTIKYINSELDELDREEFYRLKKVANKKQRDNAAADAEMKAKREAAGNNNTAAGADDSGPADILAAEDDDDVIF
- the EXO70 gene encoding exocyst complex component exo70 (antiSMASH:Cluster_3.3~BUSCO:EOG092D0XJC) is translated as MAIGALSNSRYNAVDEEARAEVDVLNSRLDRTSQLTKKIQASLGRLEATGQSVRDVAGPLNGETRRLQTLCKNVESVLTAIDRLRQPSDSKDDEEQIIRSGPEKAGLSNYLASIKRLSNSYKEMQTSNLRANQGTMADLTRLIKLGNSQLESHFDKILRGETPRSLEPLHYITKDKPFPVLSQDKVARLGLVYSHVAGNYPNSFDSSVARIYADVRGPYLAASLANLAAASVNTAKKKNPGDVYQAGANGIGTYTQAMEGIFLAEYDNICSIFKREDWGPILQTTCQGAITELARTLRELNTHIKSHLTTDCYMAYEVTEIISGLSSNLDKRTGELKNSLSAALKPVRETAKSSLSELLEETRRKIGNLQTLSSDGVTPPIVAETMQRLISMVEFLRPISSIMISLGDGGWKPGAAGGGRTMEGIPSLASFDVGADGKELFAHYCLDTIDVLLTSLNQKSQLLLRNKSLLGVFMANSVVVIEHMIRSSELATLLDSRLDVLDQWRKRATAQYTDICKDLSVYLFDTIHTNRTKRPTSGHADSADSASVVKGLNSKDKDKIKEKFTQFNNAFDDMVAKHKSYNMEREVRVMFGQDIRQKLQPLYDRFWDRYHEIDKGKGKYVKYDKSSIAAVFASLAS